A genomic window from Lasioglossum baleicum chromosome 7, iyLasBale1, whole genome shotgun sequence includes:
- the LOC143210400 gene encoding scm-like with four MBT domains protein 1 isoform X3: MTERIKQGMKVEVGDTLHPYKLWVATIIENIGGRLLLRYDTPGSSRKDFWIFCTSEHLHPYGFASKSDSTWFLEPPSCIVDMHTYEQWKDLLETIPKDGDLQEELFNNSIEHRKHGFKVGMKLEALSPNDHMKICPATIIKVLDDTYFLVHIDTYEESSKAIDTETFMYNSTQKNTWLCTAEHPYIFPVGWAKKQDIKITLPQGWVPKEEEFDWDAYLNETQGTIAEEGLFSERQSAVDAGFEIGMRLEAVDPGNENIICAAHITKIVDNLLWLKLDNYDNTWPEHIVDMHSLQIFPVGWCESNHYPLKPPKDYVEVCKKLQTPAKEEKKNNVLDIPISEPRSSLWCPKIYFNYRCFTGPMISKGKLATLPKAVGPGPVILVMREVLSMIVSVGYRSARILKVLQCDSKPDPGYHLEVLKAKHKNNTYRASVAVVTSGDMVTDFCRNICKKLMVCPNLFGPLHVPENECPDRCHKTSKAKFTASVGTGKRGKPKGYTSIMVQKPRPWGGRKKRRRGRWANREKETHDDFDHEDEMPFMSLDLAKHVSSIEESFEDTERPQLSEIDIMIQKGLEKVEKSDDFKTEPPSSNASEDSGSSFNDRKTKDRGSPNNLSNKQHSSKCSQSSTVTRASKRERDWDTSIESDCSEADAEYVRMQKKQRRPKTRKLDSNPLFWTVDDVFRYLRKTNDCKDIAYRVKQEEIDGLAFLLLNLPSLTQHMKLRTSLAMKLCRHVEQVKVTFFLRHINEVEPEQYQVV, translated from the exons ATGACAGAGAGAATTAAACAAGGCATGAAAGTTGAAGTCGGCGACACTCTGCATCCCTACAAATTATGGGTGGCCACG ATCATAGAGAACATAGGAGGACGTTTACTATTAAGATACGACACACCTGGTTCGTCGCGCAAAGATTTCTGGATATTCTGCACATCGGAACACCTTCATCCATATGGATTCGCTTCCAAATCGGATTCGACTTGGTTTTTAGAGCCTCCCAGTTGTATAGTAGACATGCATACATACGAGCAATGGAAAGATTTGTTAGAAACCATACCAAAAGATGGTGATCTACAAGAGGAATTGTTTAACAACAGCATAGAGCATCGGAAGCATGGATTCAAAGTTGGCATGAAGTTGGAGGCTCTCAGTCCAAATGATCACATGAAAATATGTCCAGCTACCATCATTAAAGTACTCGATGATACTTACTTTCTTGTACATATTGATACTTATGAAGAGTCTTCGAAGGCGATAGACACAGAGACGTTTATGTATAATAGTACTCAAAAGAACACATGGTTGTGCACTGCTGAACATCCGTATATATTCCCAGTTGGTTGGGCTAAGAAACAGGACATTAA AATCACATTGCCGCAAGGTTGGGTCCCAAAAGAAGAAGAGTTCGACTGGGACGCGTATTTAAACGAGACTCAAGGAACTATAGCAGAGGAAGGACTGTTTTCTGAGAGACAAAGTGCAGTCGATGCAGGTTTCGAAATTGGAATGCGATTGGAAGCAGTAGATCCGGGAAACGAGAACATCATATGCGCCGCGCACATTACAAAAATCGTGGACAATCTCTTGTGGCTGAAATTAGATAATTATGATAACACATGGCCGGAGCATATAGTCGACATGCACAGCCTGCAAATATTCCCTGTCGGATGGTGCGAGTCCAATCACTATCCACTGAAACCTCCGAAGGACTACGTAGAAGTATGTAAAAAGTTGCAAACGCCAGcaaaagaagagaagaagaacaACGTTCTGGATATACCGATATCCGAGCCACGCTCTTCCTTATGGTGcccgaaaatatattttaattaccGTTGTTTCACGGGGCCTATGATCTCGAAAGGGAAATTGGCAACTTTACCAAAAGCCGTTGGACCTGGTCCCGTGATTTTGGTCATGAGGGAAGTTTTATCGATGATCGTGTCCGTCGGATACAGAAGCGCACGTATATTAAAAGTGCTGCAATGCGATTCGAAACCGGATCCCGGTTACCACTTAGAGGTTCTGAAGGCGAAGCATAAAAACAACACTTATCGCGCTAGCGTCGCTGTGGTCACGTCGGGAGACATGGTGACTGACTTTTGTAGGAATATTTGTAAAAAGTTGATGGTGTGCCCAAATCTCTTCGGGCCATTACATGTACCTGAAAATGAGTGTCCGGATAGGTGTCACAAAACGTCTAAAGCCAAGTTCA CTGCATCGGTAGGAACCGGAAAAAGAGGAAAGCCAAAAGGTTATACCAGCATCATGGTGCAGAAACCAAGGCCATGGGGTGGTAGAAAGAAAAGGAGACGAGGCAGATGGGCGAACAGGGAAAAAGAAACGCACGATGATTTCGATCACGAGGACGAGATGCCATTCATGTCACTGGACTTGGCGAAACACGTGTCGAGCATCGAGGAGTCTTTCGAGGATACGGAAAGGCCGCAGCTCTCCGAGATAGATATAATGATTCAGAAGGGTTTGGAGAAGGTGGAGAAGTCGGACGACTTCAAAACCGAACCACCCTCGAGCAACGCCTCAGAAGACTCCGGAAGCTCGTTCAACGACAGAAAGACGAAAGACAGAGGAAGTCCCAACAACTTGAGCAATAAACAACATTCGTCGAAATGTAGCCAAAGCAGTACAGTCACTAGAGCGAGCAAAAGGGAACGGGATTGGGATACAAGCATCGAATCTGATTGCTCGGAGGCGGATGCAGAGTATGTTAGGATGCAGAAGAAACAGAGACGACCTAAAACGCGAAAGCTGGATTCCAATCCCCTGTTCTGGACCGTCGACGATGTGTTCCGATATCTGAGGAAAACGAACGATTGTAAAGATATCGCGTACAGAGTCAAGCAAGAG GAAATCGACGGACTAGCGTTTCTATTGTTAAATCTGCCGTCTCTGACACAGCACATGAAGTTGCGGACGAGTCTAGCCATGAAACTTTGCCGCCACGTGGAGCAAGTCAAAGTCACATTCTTTCTACGCCATATAAACGAAGTAGAACCAGAACAGTATCAAGTAGTATAA
- the LOC143210400 gene encoding scm-like with four MBT domains protein 2 isoform X2, which yields MFPHVELTLQSGIEIGMSLEVPLSKTADEENLKFWVASIVMACGPLLRLRYFGGDDRSLEFWFNLTKEAAHELGWCVKNNKKLEPPDIVIQRSPDCVEKLTEFLTTARTVPPEMLSGDGLSMTERIKQGMKVEVGDTLHPYKLWVATIIENIGGRLLLRYDTPGSSRKDFWIFCTSEHLHPYGFASKSDSTWFLEPPSCIVDMHTYEQWKDLLETIPKDGDLQEELFNNSIEHRKHGFKVGMKLEALSPNDHMKICPATIIKVLDDTYFLVHIDTYEESSKAIDTETFMYNSTQKNTWLCTAEHPYIFPVGWAKKQDIKITLPQGWVPKEEEFDWDAYLNETQGTIAEEGLFSERQSAVDAGFEIGMRLEAVDPGNENIICAAHITKIVDNLLWLKLDNYDNTWPEHIVDMHSLQIFPVGWCESNHYPLKPPKDYVEVCKKLQTPAKEEKKNNVLDIPISEPRSSLWCPKIYFNYRCFTGPMISKGKLATLPKAVGPGPVILVMREVLSMIVSVGYRSARILKVLQCDSKPDPGYHLEVLKAKHKNNTYRASVAVVTSGDMVTDFCRNICKKLMVCPNLFGPLHVPENECPDRCHKTSKAKFTASVGTGKRGKPKGYTSIMVQKPRPWGGRKKRRRGRWANREKETHDDFDHEDEMPFMSLDLAKHVSSIEESFEDTERPQLSEIDIMIQKGLEKVEKSDDFKTEPPSSNASEDSGSSFNDRKTKDRGSPNNLSNKQHSSKCSQSSTVTRASKRERDWDTSIESDCSEADAEYVRMQKKQRRPKTRKLDSNPLFWTVDDVFRYLRKTNDCKDIAYRVKQEEIDGLAFLLLNLPSLTQHMKLRTSLAMKLCRHVEQVKVTFFLRHINEVEPEQYQVV from the exons ATGTTCCCACACGTGGAACTTACGCTGCAGAGTGGCATCGAAATTGGCATGTCGCTTGAGGTACCACTTTCAAAAACCGCAGACGAggagaatttgaaattttggGTAGCTTCGATCGTGATGGCGTGCGGACCTCTGCTGCGCTTGAGATATTTTGGTGGGGATGACAGATCCTTGGAATTCTGGTTCAACCTCACCAAAGAAGCTGCCCACGAGCTTGGCTGGTGTGTgaagaataataaaaaattagaaccTCCTGATATCGTAATTCAGAGGTCTCCGGACTGTGTGGAAAaattgacagaatttttaacaacagccCGGACTGTTCCACCTGAAATGTTATCAGGG GATGGTCTCAGCATGACAGAGAGAATTAAACAAGGCATGAAAGTTGAAGTCGGCGACACTCTGCATCCCTACAAATTATGGGTGGCCACG ATCATAGAGAACATAGGAGGACGTTTACTATTAAGATACGACACACCTGGTTCGTCGCGCAAAGATTTCTGGATATTCTGCACATCGGAACACCTTCATCCATATGGATTCGCTTCCAAATCGGATTCGACTTGGTTTTTAGAGCCTCCCAGTTGTATAGTAGACATGCATACATACGAGCAATGGAAAGATTTGTTAGAAACCATACCAAAAGATGGTGATCTACAAGAGGAATTGTTTAACAACAGCATAGAGCATCGGAAGCATGGATTCAAAGTTGGCATGAAGTTGGAGGCTCTCAGTCCAAATGATCACATGAAAATATGTCCAGCTACCATCATTAAAGTACTCGATGATACTTACTTTCTTGTACATATTGATACTTATGAAGAGTCTTCGAAGGCGATAGACACAGAGACGTTTATGTATAATAGTACTCAAAAGAACACATGGTTGTGCACTGCTGAACATCCGTATATATTCCCAGTTGGTTGGGCTAAGAAACAGGACATTAA AATCACATTGCCGCAAGGTTGGGTCCCAAAAGAAGAAGAGTTCGACTGGGACGCGTATTTAAACGAGACTCAAGGAACTATAGCAGAGGAAGGACTGTTTTCTGAGAGACAAAGTGCAGTCGATGCAGGTTTCGAAATTGGAATGCGATTGGAAGCAGTAGATCCGGGAAACGAGAACATCATATGCGCCGCGCACATTACAAAAATCGTGGACAATCTCTTGTGGCTGAAATTAGATAATTATGATAACACATGGCCGGAGCATATAGTCGACATGCACAGCCTGCAAATATTCCCTGTCGGATGGTGCGAGTCCAATCACTATCCACTGAAACCTCCGAAGGACTACGTAGAAGTATGTAAAAAGTTGCAAACGCCAGcaaaagaagagaagaagaacaACGTTCTGGATATACCGATATCCGAGCCACGCTCTTCCTTATGGTGcccgaaaatatattttaattaccGTTGTTTCACGGGGCCTATGATCTCGAAAGGGAAATTGGCAACTTTACCAAAAGCCGTTGGACCTGGTCCCGTGATTTTGGTCATGAGGGAAGTTTTATCGATGATCGTGTCCGTCGGATACAGAAGCGCACGTATATTAAAAGTGCTGCAATGCGATTCGAAACCGGATCCCGGTTACCACTTAGAGGTTCTGAAGGCGAAGCATAAAAACAACACTTATCGCGCTAGCGTCGCTGTGGTCACGTCGGGAGACATGGTGACTGACTTTTGTAGGAATATTTGTAAAAAGTTGATGGTGTGCCCAAATCTCTTCGGGCCATTACATGTACCTGAAAATGAGTGTCCGGATAGGTGTCACAAAACGTCTAAAGCCAAGTTCA CTGCATCGGTAGGAACCGGAAAAAGAGGAAAGCCAAAAGGTTATACCAGCATCATGGTGCAGAAACCAAGGCCATGGGGTGGTAGAAAGAAAAGGAGACGAGGCAGATGGGCGAACAGGGAAAAAGAAACGCACGATGATTTCGATCACGAGGACGAGATGCCATTCATGTCACTGGACTTGGCGAAACACGTGTCGAGCATCGAGGAGTCTTTCGAGGATACGGAAAGGCCGCAGCTCTCCGAGATAGATATAATGATTCAGAAGGGTTTGGAGAAGGTGGAGAAGTCGGACGACTTCAAAACCGAACCACCCTCGAGCAACGCCTCAGAAGACTCCGGAAGCTCGTTCAACGACAGAAAGACGAAAGACAGAGGAAGTCCCAACAACTTGAGCAATAAACAACATTCGTCGAAATGTAGCCAAAGCAGTACAGTCACTAGAGCGAGCAAAAGGGAACGGGATTGGGATACAAGCATCGAATCTGATTGCTCGGAGGCGGATGCAGAGTATGTTAGGATGCAGAAGAAACAGAGACGACCTAAAACGCGAAAGCTGGATTCCAATCCCCTGTTCTGGACCGTCGACGATGTGTTCCGATATCTGAGGAAAACGAACGATTGTAAAGATATCGCGTACAGAGTCAAGCAAGAG GAAATCGACGGACTAGCGTTTCTATTGTTAAATCTGCCGTCTCTGACACAGCACATGAAGTTGCGGACGAGTCTAGCCATGAAACTTTGCCGCCACGTGGAGCAAGTCAAAGTCACATTCTTTCTACGCCATATAAACGAAGTAGAACCAGAACAGTATCAAGTAGTATAA
- the LOC143210400 gene encoding scm-like with four MBT domains protein 2 isoform X1 has product MEPREGCTQEKVQEGEYGFFWQDYLDATESVEVPQIMFPHVELTLQSGIEIGMSLEVPLSKTADEENLKFWVASIVMACGPLLRLRYFGGDDRSLEFWFNLTKEAAHELGWCVKNNKKLEPPDIVIQRSPDCVEKLTEFLTTARTVPPEMLSGDGLSMTERIKQGMKVEVGDTLHPYKLWVATIIENIGGRLLLRYDTPGSSRKDFWIFCTSEHLHPYGFASKSDSTWFLEPPSCIVDMHTYEQWKDLLETIPKDGDLQEELFNNSIEHRKHGFKVGMKLEALSPNDHMKICPATIIKVLDDTYFLVHIDTYEESSKAIDTETFMYNSTQKNTWLCTAEHPYIFPVGWAKKQDIKITLPQGWVPKEEEFDWDAYLNETQGTIAEEGLFSERQSAVDAGFEIGMRLEAVDPGNENIICAAHITKIVDNLLWLKLDNYDNTWPEHIVDMHSLQIFPVGWCESNHYPLKPPKDYVEVCKKLQTPAKEEKKNNVLDIPISEPRSSLWCPKIYFNYRCFTGPMISKGKLATLPKAVGPGPVILVMREVLSMIVSVGYRSARILKVLQCDSKPDPGYHLEVLKAKHKNNTYRASVAVVTSGDMVTDFCRNICKKLMVCPNLFGPLHVPENECPDRCHKTSKAKFTASVGTGKRGKPKGYTSIMVQKPRPWGGRKKRRRGRWANREKETHDDFDHEDEMPFMSLDLAKHVSSIEESFEDTERPQLSEIDIMIQKGLEKVEKSDDFKTEPPSSNASEDSGSSFNDRKTKDRGSPNNLSNKQHSSKCSQSSTVTRASKRERDWDTSIESDCSEADAEYVRMQKKQRRPKTRKLDSNPLFWTVDDVFRYLRKTNDCKDIAYRVKQEEIDGLAFLLLNLPSLTQHMKLRTSLAMKLCRHVEQVKVTFFLRHINEVEPEQYQVV; this is encoded by the exons ATGGAACCTCGCGAGGGCTGCACGCAAGAGAAAGTGCAAGAAGGAG AATATGGATTCTTCTGGCAAGATTACCTTGATGCCACAGAAAGCGTTGAGGTGCCACAAATTATGTTCCCACACGTGGAACTTACGCTGCAGAGTGGCATCGAAATTGGCATGTCGCTTGAGGTACCACTTTCAAAAACCGCAGACGAggagaatttgaaattttggGTAGCTTCGATCGTGATGGCGTGCGGACCTCTGCTGCGCTTGAGATATTTTGGTGGGGATGACAGATCCTTGGAATTCTGGTTCAACCTCACCAAAGAAGCTGCCCACGAGCTTGGCTGGTGTGTgaagaataataaaaaattagaaccTCCTGATATCGTAATTCAGAGGTCTCCGGACTGTGTGGAAAaattgacagaatttttaacaacagccCGGACTGTTCCACCTGAAATGTTATCAGGG GATGGTCTCAGCATGACAGAGAGAATTAAACAAGGCATGAAAGTTGAAGTCGGCGACACTCTGCATCCCTACAAATTATGGGTGGCCACG ATCATAGAGAACATAGGAGGACGTTTACTATTAAGATACGACACACCTGGTTCGTCGCGCAAAGATTTCTGGATATTCTGCACATCGGAACACCTTCATCCATATGGATTCGCTTCCAAATCGGATTCGACTTGGTTTTTAGAGCCTCCCAGTTGTATAGTAGACATGCATACATACGAGCAATGGAAAGATTTGTTAGAAACCATACCAAAAGATGGTGATCTACAAGAGGAATTGTTTAACAACAGCATAGAGCATCGGAAGCATGGATTCAAAGTTGGCATGAAGTTGGAGGCTCTCAGTCCAAATGATCACATGAAAATATGTCCAGCTACCATCATTAAAGTACTCGATGATACTTACTTTCTTGTACATATTGATACTTATGAAGAGTCTTCGAAGGCGATAGACACAGAGACGTTTATGTATAATAGTACTCAAAAGAACACATGGTTGTGCACTGCTGAACATCCGTATATATTCCCAGTTGGTTGGGCTAAGAAACAGGACATTAA AATCACATTGCCGCAAGGTTGGGTCCCAAAAGAAGAAGAGTTCGACTGGGACGCGTATTTAAACGAGACTCAAGGAACTATAGCAGAGGAAGGACTGTTTTCTGAGAGACAAAGTGCAGTCGATGCAGGTTTCGAAATTGGAATGCGATTGGAAGCAGTAGATCCGGGAAACGAGAACATCATATGCGCCGCGCACATTACAAAAATCGTGGACAATCTCTTGTGGCTGAAATTAGATAATTATGATAACACATGGCCGGAGCATATAGTCGACATGCACAGCCTGCAAATATTCCCTGTCGGATGGTGCGAGTCCAATCACTATCCACTGAAACCTCCGAAGGACTACGTAGAAGTATGTAAAAAGTTGCAAACGCCAGcaaaagaagagaagaagaacaACGTTCTGGATATACCGATATCCGAGCCACGCTCTTCCTTATGGTGcccgaaaatatattttaattaccGTTGTTTCACGGGGCCTATGATCTCGAAAGGGAAATTGGCAACTTTACCAAAAGCCGTTGGACCTGGTCCCGTGATTTTGGTCATGAGGGAAGTTTTATCGATGATCGTGTCCGTCGGATACAGAAGCGCACGTATATTAAAAGTGCTGCAATGCGATTCGAAACCGGATCCCGGTTACCACTTAGAGGTTCTGAAGGCGAAGCATAAAAACAACACTTATCGCGCTAGCGTCGCTGTGGTCACGTCGGGAGACATGGTGACTGACTTTTGTAGGAATATTTGTAAAAAGTTGATGGTGTGCCCAAATCTCTTCGGGCCATTACATGTACCTGAAAATGAGTGTCCGGATAGGTGTCACAAAACGTCTAAAGCCAAGTTCA CTGCATCGGTAGGAACCGGAAAAAGAGGAAAGCCAAAAGGTTATACCAGCATCATGGTGCAGAAACCAAGGCCATGGGGTGGTAGAAAGAAAAGGAGACGAGGCAGATGGGCGAACAGGGAAAAAGAAACGCACGATGATTTCGATCACGAGGACGAGATGCCATTCATGTCACTGGACTTGGCGAAACACGTGTCGAGCATCGAGGAGTCTTTCGAGGATACGGAAAGGCCGCAGCTCTCCGAGATAGATATAATGATTCAGAAGGGTTTGGAGAAGGTGGAGAAGTCGGACGACTTCAAAACCGAACCACCCTCGAGCAACGCCTCAGAAGACTCCGGAAGCTCGTTCAACGACAGAAAGACGAAAGACAGAGGAAGTCCCAACAACTTGAGCAATAAACAACATTCGTCGAAATGTAGCCAAAGCAGTACAGTCACTAGAGCGAGCAAAAGGGAACGGGATTGGGATACAAGCATCGAATCTGATTGCTCGGAGGCGGATGCAGAGTATGTTAGGATGCAGAAGAAACAGAGACGACCTAAAACGCGAAAGCTGGATTCCAATCCCCTGTTCTGGACCGTCGACGATGTGTTCCGATATCTGAGGAAAACGAACGATTGTAAAGATATCGCGTACAGAGTCAAGCAAGAG GAAATCGACGGACTAGCGTTTCTATTGTTAAATCTGCCGTCTCTGACACAGCACATGAAGTTGCGGACGAGTCTAGCCATGAAACTTTGCCGCCACGTGGAGCAAGTCAAAGTCACATTCTTTCTACGCCATATAAACGAAGTAGAACCAGAACAGTATCAAGTAGTATAA
- the Mrf1 gene encoding mitochondrial translation release factor 1 has product MFLLRRCVFNAVGKIKALESRVPLLPNLKIGIPSLCGNSFYTATKSLAEDATVKEYLNHLVNAHQNGNVKSEGIGEILKIRAVPALLNEKLSIIESLKSLEELARENEEMKKLAKEEEVIYEQQLRDIDSKILEVILENLSTENYDNVIVEILPGVGGQEAMLFAKDLLDMYTGHLDYFGLEYDMIDLDENELGGIRKAVMAVTSPEGFRKLKYEGGVHRVQRIPATERSGRLHTSTATVVVLPEPKNIEIELEEKDLKIETKRASGAGGQHVNTTDSAIRITHLPTGISVNCQIGKSQHQNKKWALMKLRSILYDQQSEKQTSFISRLRKKQIGMKSRNEKIRTYNYNQDRVTDHRIANGTTHSLKTFMKGGQALDELEDKLQQDMQQKILLEIVQRTENELKQARRRCEGEG; this is encoded by the exons ATGTTTCTCTTACGAAGATGCGTGTTCAATGCTGTGGGCAAAATCAAGGCTCTCGAATCCCGGGTTCCGCtgttacctaacctcaaaattggAATCCCTTCACTTTGTGGCAACTCGttctatacggcgacgaagtcGCTCGCGGAAGATGCGACTGTTAAAGAGTATTTGAATCATCTGGTGAACGCACATCAGAATGGAAACGTGAAAAGCGAAGGTATAGGCGAGATTTTGAAAATACGAGCTGTGCCAGCCTTGTTAAACGAAAAGCTCAGCATAATAGAGAGTTTGAAGAGCTTGGAGGAACTTG CTCGCGAGAATGAAGAGATGAAGAAACTGGCTAAAGAAGAGGAAGTGATTTACGAGCAGCAGCTTCGGGATATAGACAGCAAAATATTGGAAGTAATTTTAGAGAATCTGAGCACAGAGAATTACGACAATGTTATCGTGGAGATTCTACCAGGTGTGGGAGGACAGGAGGCAATGCTGTTTGCCAAGGACCTATTGGATATGTACACTGGACATTTAGATTACTTTGGATTGGAATATGACATGATAGACTTGGATGAAAACGAGTTGGGTGGTATAAGGAAAGCCGTTATGGCGGTAACAAGTCCAGAGGGGTTTAGGAAATTGAAGTACGAGGGTGGAGTGCACAGGGTGCAAAGAATACCGGCGACAGAGAGATCTGGACGATTGCACACGAGCACGGCTACGGTGGTTGTATTGCCGGAGCCTAAAAACATAGAAATTGAGCTGGAGGAGAAAGATTTGAAGATAGAAACGAAAAGAGCGTCCGGCGCGGGTGGCCAGCACGTGAACACCACGGACTCGGCAATCAGGATAACCCATTTGCCGACCGGCATAAGCGTGAATTGCCAGATCGGCAAGTCGCAGCATCAGAACAAAAAGTGGGCGCTGATGAAACTGAGGAGTATACTGTACGATCAGCAGTCTGAGAAGCAAACCTCGTTCATCAGCAGGTTGCGCAAGAAGCAAATAGGAATGAAGTCCAGGAACGAGAAGATCAGGACGTACAATTACAATCAAGACCGTGTGACGGATCATAGAATAGCAAACGGCACGACGCACTCGTTGAAGACATTCATGAAGGGCGGTCAAGCGTTGGATGAGCTGGAGGACAAGCTCCAGCAGGATATGCAGCAAAAGATCTTGCTGGAGATAGTGCAGAGGACGGAGAACGAGTTGAAGCAGGCGCGGCGGCGTTGCGAAGGAGAGGGTTGA